A genomic window from Acinetobacter chinensis includes:
- a CDS encoding NF038105 family protein: protein MTTKKFDATPTPNEGINFDEISDDKVKEAWKGYESKAEYKDFNKHDLIESLQTQPVESEKV from the coding sequence ATGACTACGAAGAAATTTGATGCGACTCCAACCCCGAATGAGGGGATCAACTTTGATGAAATTTCTGATGATAAGGTGAAAGAAGCCTGGAAAGGGTACGAATCCAAAGCAGAATACAAAGATTTCAACAAACATGATCTGATTGAGTCTTTACAGACTCAACCGGTAGAATCAGAAAAAGTCTGA
- the pal gene encoding peptidoglycan-associated lipoprotein Pal — protein sequence MKAIKLFVLPVLATALVMTGCASRKPAGVVEAAQNPSGSGTVNTEGLSEDAAINAQNLAGASSKGVTAANKAFLAKRVVHFDYDSSDLSNDDYQTLQAHAQFLIANANSKVALTGHTDERGTREYNMALGERRAKAVESFLVTNGVKPQQLEAVSYGKEMPVNAGHNESAWKENRRVEINYEAVPPLLK from the coding sequence ATGAAAGCAATCAAACTGTTTGTACTACCCGTTCTGGCAACAGCACTGGTAATGACCGGTTGTGCCAGCCGTAAACCGGCTGGTGTTGTTGAAGCTGCTCAGAACCCATCAGGTTCAGGCACAGTCAACACTGAAGGTCTGAGCGAAGATGCCGCAATCAACGCACAAAATCTTGCAGGTGCTTCATCCAAGGGTGTTACCGCTGCAAATAAAGCATTTCTTGCTAAACGTGTTGTTCATTTTGATTATGACAGCAGTGATCTGTCCAATGACGACTATCAGACTTTACAGGCACATGCTCAGTTCCTGATTGCAAACGCCAACTCTAAAGTTGCGCTGACTGGTCACACCGACGAACGTGGTACCCGTGAATACAACATGGCTTTAGGTGAGCGTCGTGCTAAAGCTGTTGAAAGCTTCCTTGTGACCAACGGTGTGAAACCACAACAGCTCGAAGCTGTCAGTTATGGTAAAGAAATGCCTGTCAATGCCGGTCATAATGAAAGTGCATGGAAAGAGAACCGTCGCGTAGAAATCAACTATGAAGCTGTTCCGCCGCTGTTGAAATAA
- the tolB gene encoding Tol-Pal system beta propeller repeat protein TolB gives MEMTRKHLLCLTILTALSPVLITQSYAHLYLEITKAPEEAPKIAILPFSGDQNIYPIVENDLNRSGKFTSSSKNLPATADMNNPNAAAWQAAGVPYVVTGNVKPAAGGGFEVHYQLYDVQKQQYLLNELLTVPASRVRQAGHMISDAIFEALTGIKGDFSGRIAYVLRNPATPEQRYTLQIADTDGEQPKTILTSRDPILSPAWTPDAKKIAYVSFETKRPAIYIQDLASGSREKVASFRGLNGAPGFSPDGKKMLFTASIHGNPEVYEMDLETRKLERMTNDSAIDTEARYAPNGKSFIFTSDRGGSPQIYTYSFADGSVKRLTFRGAFNARGALSADGKKIALVHRPSGSNYKVAIQDINTGITNILTPTSLDESPSFSPNGQMVVYATREGNRGLLSIMSLDGRFRMNLPSEQGEVREPAWAPK, from the coding sequence ATGGAAATGACGCGCAAACATCTACTTTGTTTAACCATTTTAACTGCACTGAGCCCAGTACTGATCACTCAGTCATATGCTCATCTGTACCTGGAAATCACCAAAGCGCCAGAAGAAGCGCCTAAAATTGCAATTTTGCCTTTCAGTGGTGATCAGAACATTTATCCAATTGTAGAAAATGACCTGAACCGTTCTGGTAAATTTACAAGTTCATCAAAAAACCTGCCAGCAACTGCTGATATGAACAACCCAAATGCTGCTGCATGGCAAGCTGCGGGAGTTCCTTACGTTGTTACAGGTAATGTAAAACCGGCAGCCGGTGGTGGTTTTGAAGTTCATTATCAGCTGTACGATGTGCAAAAACAGCAGTATTTACTGAATGAACTGCTGACTGTTCCAGCATCCCGCGTCCGCCAGGCAGGACATATGATCAGTGATGCTATTTTTGAAGCTTTGACGGGTATCAAAGGCGATTTCAGTGGTCGTATTGCATATGTACTGCGTAACCCTGCTACCCCCGAACAACGTTATACCCTTCAGATTGCGGATACTGACGGTGAACAGCCTAAAACCATTCTGACCTCACGTGATCCTATCCTGTCCCCTGCATGGACACCTGATGCCAAAAAAATTGCCTATGTTTCTTTCGAAACCAAACGCCCAGCAATTTACATCCAGGATCTTGCCAGTGGCAGTCGTGAAAAAGTAGCCAGTTTCCGTGGTCTGAATGGCGCACCAGGTTTCTCTCCTGATGGCAAAAAAATGCTGTTTACGGCTTCCATACACGGCAACCCTGAAGTTTATGAAATGGATCTGGAAACCCGTAAACTGGAGCGTATGACCAATGACAGTGCAATTGACACTGAAGCCCGTTATGCCCCAAATGGTAAATCCTTTATCTTCACTTCTGACCGTGGTGGTTCTCCGCAGATTTATACTTACAGCTTTGCTGATGGCAGTGTAAAGCGACTGACTTTCCGTGGAGCATTCAATGCCCGTGGAGCACTCAGTGCAGATGGTAAAAAGATTGCACTGGTTCATCGTCCGAGTGGCAGCAACTATAAAGTTGCCATCCAGGACATCAACACCGGTATTACCAATATTCTGACCCCAACCAGTCTGGACGAATCTCCAAGTTTCTCTCCAAATGGACAGATGGTGGTTTATGCAACACGTGAAGGAAACCGTGGACTGTTGTCCATCATGTCACTGGATGGTCGTTTCCGTATGAATCTTCCGAGTGAACAGGGTGAAGTCCGCGAACCTGCATGGGCACCAAAATAA